A genomic window from Pseudomonas leptonychotis includes:
- a CDS encoding NINE protein: MQRQDTHSKLIGYLLWIFGFLGAHRFYYGKPVTGTIWFFTFGLFFIGWIIDLFLIPAMDREADLRFTAGDTDYNVAWILLTFLGLFGVHRMYQGKWITGIIYLCTGGLFLVGVLYDFWTLNSQVSIKNAERA; this comes from the coding sequence ATGCAGCGACAGGATACGCACAGCAAGCTTATCGGTTACCTACTCTGGATCTTTGGCTTTCTCGGGGCGCACCGTTTTTACTATGGCAAGCCGGTCACGGGCACCATTTGGTTCTTCACCTTCGGCCTGTTCTTTATTGGCTGGATCATCGACCTGTTCCTGATTCCGGCGATGGATCGTGAGGCGGACCTGCGTTTTACCGCGGGTGATACTGATTACAACGTAGCGTGGATCCTACTGACCTTTCTGGGGCTTTTTGGCGTGCACCGTATGTACCAAGGCAAGTGGATTACCGGAATCATTTACCTGTGTACCGGTGGGTTGTTCTTGGTGGGCGTGCTGTATGACTTCTGGACACTGAACAGTCAGGTGTCGATCAAAAACGCTGAGCGCGCCTGA
- a CDS encoding putative DNA modification/repair radical SAM protein: MQLIEKLTVLADAAKYDASCASSGAPTRSSKSKTGIGSTNGMGICHSFTPDGRCVALLKILLTNFCLYDCQYCVNRRSSDVPRARFTPEEVVTLTLDFYTRNCISGLFLSSGIIRSADYTMEQLIRVAKLLREEHEFRGYIHLKTIPDADPLLIAEAGRYADRLSVNIELPTEASLIRLAPEKQVRTIKQAMHSIHQGESEARAEKRAPRFAPAGQSTQMIIGADATDDSTILHTAASLYSDYRLRRVYYSAFSPIPQSPNTVPFEAPPLLREHRLYQADFLMRGYGFDASELLSGPGNLALDIDPKLAWALNNREHFPVDLNRAEPSMIARVPGIGVLSAKRLVALRRQKRIRFADLTRLRCALEKAKPFIITQDYRPLQATRESLLLRQQLSETPAQMALW, translated from the coding sequence ATGCAGCTGATCGAAAAACTCACCGTGCTCGCCGACGCCGCTAAATACGACGCGTCCTGCGCCAGTAGCGGCGCCCCTACGCGTAGCTCCAAAAGTAAAACCGGTATCGGCTCAACCAACGGCATGGGCATCTGCCACAGCTTTACGCCCGACGGTCGCTGCGTGGCGCTGCTAAAAATTCTGCTGACCAACTTTTGTCTGTATGACTGCCAGTATTGCGTCAACCGTCGCTCCAGCGATGTGCCGCGCGCGCGTTTTACCCCGGAAGAAGTGGTGACCCTGACCCTCGACTTCTACACGCGCAATTGCATCAGCGGGTTGTTTCTCAGCTCCGGCATCATTCGTTCCGCCGACTACACCATGGAGCAGCTGATCCGCGTGGCCAAATTGCTGCGCGAAGAGCATGAATTTCGCGGCTATATCCACCTAAAAACCATTCCCGACGCAGACCCGCTGCTAATAGCCGAAGCAGGGCGCTACGCCGACCGCCTCAGTGTGAATATTGAGCTGCCGACTGAAGCCAGCCTGATCCGTTTAGCCCCGGAAAAACAGGTGCGCACCATCAAGCAGGCCATGCACTCGATACACCAAGGCGAGAGCGAGGCCCGCGCCGAAAAGCGCGCACCGCGCTTCGCCCCCGCCGGCCAGAGCACGCAGATGATCATTGGTGCCGACGCCACCGATGACAGCACCATCCTGCACACCGCCGCCTCACTCTACAGCGACTACCGCCTGCGCCGGGTCTACTACTCAGCGTTCAGCCCCATTCCGCAAAGCCCGAATACCGTACCCTTTGAAGCGCCGCCGCTGCTGCGCGAGCACCGCCTGTATCAGGCCGACTTCTTGATGCGCGGTTACGGTTTCGATGCCAGCGAGCTGCTCAGCGGCCCCGGCAACCTGGCCCTGGATATCGACCCGAAGCTGGCCTGGGCATTGAACAACCGCGAGCACTTCCCCGTTGACCTCAACCGCGCCGAACCCTCGATGATCGCCCGCGTACCCGGTATTGGTGTGCTCAGCGCCAAACGTTTGGTTGCCCTGCGCCGGCAAAAACGCATTCGCTTCGCTGACCTGACGCGCCTGCGTTGCGCCCTGGAAAAAGCCAAGCCGTTTATCATCACCCAGGATTATCGGCCCTTGCAGGCTACCCGCGAATCCCTACTGCTGCGCCAGCAGCTCAGCGAAACGCCCGCACAGATGGCGCTGTGGTGA
- a CDS encoding TIGR03915 family putative DNA repair protein has protein sequence MHSAHFDGSFAGWREVSRNLLQQGVPPHQVTWLGAGDSGGLFDQTPTPSSTQVATPAPRIPKQLLELLQSAARFRVEERWSLLYRILWRVAQGDRAAMLSGDIDGSQLHKRLKAVRREAHHLHAFLRFHPRPKNAEGPQLVAWHEPAHDILASASGHFAERLGRTTWLIATPDDGVYWDGQRLHYQQPCPSEWQRLAQTPEDNGEALWLAYYASTFNPARLNRSALETSLPVRFWKNLPEGPLIPQLMSQARAGAQRDGQAEAVARQGGKRIHYSAVQESPVSGSADPDLPH, from the coding sequence ATGCACAGCGCGCACTTCGATGGCAGCTTTGCTGGCTGGCGTGAAGTTTCCAGAAACCTATTGCAGCAAGGCGTGCCGCCGCACCAGGTCACTTGGCTGGGTGCCGGCGACAGCGGCGGGCTGTTCGACCAGACACCTACGCCCAGCAGCACCCAAGTGGCTACGCCGGCACCGCGTATCCCCAAACAGCTGCTTGAACTGCTGCAGAGCGCCGCACGCTTTCGCGTCGAGGAGCGCTGGAGCCTGCTCTATCGGATTCTGTGGCGGGTCGCCCAGGGTGATCGCGCGGCCATGTTGTCGGGTGATATAGACGGCAGCCAGCTGCATAAACGGCTCAAGGCGGTACGCCGCGAGGCCCATCACCTGCATGCCTTTCTACGCTTTCATCCACGTCCGAAAAACGCCGAAGGGCCACAACTGGTGGCTTGGCATGAACCCGCCCACGACATTCTGGCCAGCGCCAGCGGGCACTTTGCCGAACGCCTGGGGCGCACTACTTGGTTGATTGCCACACCCGATGACGGCGTGTACTGGGATGGCCAGCGCCTGCACTACCAGCAGCCCTGCCCGAGCGAGTGGCAACGCCTGGCACAAACACCTGAGGATAACGGCGAGGCGCTGTGGCTGGCGTATTACGCCAGCACCTTCAACCCAGCACGGCTAAACCGCAGCGCTCTGGAAACCAGCCTGCCGGTACGCTTCTGGAAAAATCTCCCTGAAGGCCCGCTGATTCCACAACTCATGAGCCAGGCCCGCGCCGGCGCCCAGCGCGATGGCCAAGCCGAGGCCGTCGCACGCCAGGGCGGTAAACGTATTCACTACAGCGCCGTGCAAGAATCGCCTGTCAGCGGAAGCGCCGACCCGGATCTTCCTCACTGA
- a CDS encoding PilT/PilU family type 4a pilus ATPase, with amino-acid sequence MEFEKLLRLMVEKGGSDLFITAGVPPSMKVNGKIMPITKTPMSPEQTRETVHSVMNEQQRRDFTENHECNFAISARGVGRFRVSAFYQRNLAGMVLRRIETNIPTLDELKLPEILKKLALTKRGLVLFVGATGTGKSTSLAAMIGYRNKNSSGHIISIEDPIEYIHQHQSCIVTQREVGIDTESFEVALKNTLRQAPDVILIGEVRTRETMDHAVAFAETGHLCLATLHANNANQALDRIINFFPADRQNQVWMDLSLNLKAIVAQQLIPTPDGKGRRAVIEVLINTPLASDLIRKGEVHELKALMKRSTEQGMQTFDQALYNLYSQGEITYEDALLYADSANDLRLMIKLGSESDGDHLSSMAQGLSLEVSEEDPGRRFR; translated from the coding sequence ATGGAATTCGAAAAACTGCTGCGCCTGATGGTGGAAAAGGGCGGCTCTGACCTGTTTATCACTGCCGGTGTACCGCCGTCGATGAAGGTCAATGGCAAGATCATGCCAATCACCAAGACGCCCATGTCGCCTGAGCAGACGCGTGAAACTGTGCACTCGGTGATGAATGAGCAGCAGCGCCGCGATTTCACGGAGAACCATGAGTGCAATTTCGCGATCAGCGCCCGCGGTGTGGGTCGTTTCCGCGTCAGTGCCTTTTACCAGCGCAACTTGGCCGGTATGGTGCTGCGCCGCATCGAGACCAATATCCCGACGTTGGACGAGCTGAAACTGCCGGAAATTCTCAAGAAACTGGCGCTGACCAAGCGCGGTCTGGTGTTATTCGTGGGAGCCACCGGCACGGGTAAGTCGACCTCGCTGGCAGCAATGATTGGCTACCGCAACAAGAACAGCAGCGGTCATATCATTTCCATCGAAGACCCGATCGAATACATCCACCAGCACCAGAGCTGCATCGTCACTCAGCGTGAGGTGGGCATCGACACCGAGTCGTTCGAAGTAGCGCTGAAGAACACCCTGCGCCAGGCGCCGGACGTGATTCTGATTGGTGAGGTGCGCACCCGCGAGACCATGGACCACGCCGTGGCGTTCGCTGAAACCGGCCACTTATGCCTGGCCACGCTGCACGCCAACAACGCCAACCAGGCGCTGGACCGCATTATCAACTTCTTCCCGGCGGACCGACAGAACCAGGTGTGGATGGATCTGTCGCTCAACCTCAAAGCCATCGTTGCTCAGCAACTGATCCCAACGCCGGATGGTAAGGGCCGCCGTGCGGTGATCGAGGTGTTGATCAATACGCCACTGGCTTCCGATCTGATCCGTAAGGGTGAGGTGCATGAGCTCAAGGCGTTGATGAAACGCTCCACCGAGCAGGGCATGCAGACCTTCGATCAGGCGCTGTACAACCTATACAGCCAAGGCGAGATTACCTACGAAGACGCGTTGCTTTACGCTGACTCAGCCAACGACCTGCGTCTGATGATCAAGCTGGGTTCTGAAAGTGACGGTGATCACTTGAGCAGCATGGCTCAGGGGCTGTCGCTGGAAGTCAGTGAGGAAGATCCGGGTCGGCGCTTCCGCTGA
- a CDS encoding type IV pilus twitching motility protein PilT, with protein MDITELLAFSAKQGASDLHLSAGLPPMIRVDGDVRRINLPALDHKQVHALIYDIMNDKQRKDFEEFLETDFSFEVPGVARFRVNAFNQNRGAGAVFRTIPSKVLSMEDLGMGEIFKKISDVPRGLVLVTGPTGSGKSTTLAAMLDYINSNKYHHILTVEDPIEFVHESKKCLINQREVHRDTLGFSEALRSALREDPDIILVGEMRDLETIRLALTAAETGHLVFGTLHTTSAAKTIDRVVDVFPAEEKSMVRSMLSESLQSVISQTLLKKVGGGRVAAHEIMIGTPAIRNLIREDKVAQMYSAIQTGGSLGMQTLDSCLKTLLSKGIVSREAAREKAKIPENF; from the coding sequence ATGGATATCACTGAATTGCTGGCCTTCAGCGCCAAGCAAGGTGCATCGGACCTGCACCTCTCCGCTGGCCTGCCTCCGATGATTCGGGTCGACGGTGATGTTCGCCGGATCAATTTGCCTGCACTCGACCATAAACAAGTGCACGCGCTGATCTACGACATCATGAACGACAAGCAGCGTAAGGATTTCGAGGAGTTCCTCGAGACCGACTTCTCCTTCGAAGTGCCGGGTGTAGCGCGTTTCCGGGTTAACGCCTTCAACCAGAACCGTGGCGCTGGCGCCGTATTCCGTACCATTCCGTCGAAAGTGCTGAGCATGGAAGATCTCGGTATGGGTGAGATCTTCAAGAAGATTTCTGATGTGCCGCGTGGCTTGGTGCTGGTCACCGGGCCCACCGGTTCGGGTAAGTCGACCACCTTGGCGGCGATGCTCGACTATATAAATAGCAATAAGTACCACCACATCCTCACGGTGGAAGACCCGATCGAATTCGTTCACGAATCGAAAAAATGCCTGATTAACCAGCGCGAAGTGCACCGCGACACCCTCGGCTTCTCCGAAGCCTTGCGCTCGGCGCTGCGTGAAGACCCGGATATCATCCTGGTGGGCGAAATGCGCGACCTGGAAACCATTCGCCTGGCGCTGACTGCCGCGGAAACGGGTCACTTGGTATTTGGCACTCTGCACACCACCTCAGCGGCTAAAACCATCGACCGGGTGGTCGACGTATTCCCCGCCGAAGAGAAATCCATGGTGCGCTCCATGCTCTCGGAGTCCCTGCAGTCGGTGATCTCGCAAACCCTGTTGAAAAAGGTTGGCGGCGGCCGTGTGGCGGCACACGAGATCATGATTGGTACGCCGGCTATCCGTAACCTGATCCGTGAGGACAAGGTGGCGCAGATGTATTCGGCCATTCAGACCGGTGGCTCGCTGGGCATGCAAACCCTCGATTCCTGCCTGAAGACTCTGTTGTCCAAGGGCATCGTCAGCCGCGAAGCCGCGCGGGAAAAAGCCAAAATTCCGGAAAATTTCTAA
- a CDS encoding YggS family pyridoxal phosphate-dependent enzyme, with protein sequence MSTIAENIAKVGVRIREAAQASQRDCASIGLLAVSKTKPAAAVREAFAAGARDFAENYLQEALEKQIELVALPLTWHFIGPIQSNKTKPIAEHFAWVHSVDRLKIAERLSAQRPAHLPPLNICLQVNISAEASKAGCTPEELPALAHAVTQLPNITLRGLMTIPEPTDDPQQQRAAFARLRELQVSLNLDLDTLSMGMSDDLEAAIAEGATWVRIGTALFGARNYSAT encoded by the coding sequence ATGTCCACGATAGCAGAGAATATTGCAAAGGTCGGAGTGCGCATCCGTGAGGCGGCGCAAGCCTCGCAGCGAGATTGTGCGTCTATCGGCCTGCTCGCAGTGAGCAAAACTAAACCGGCGGCAGCCGTTCGCGAGGCGTTTGCCGCTGGCGCGCGCGATTTTGCCGAAAATTACCTGCAGGAAGCCCTGGAAAAGCAGATCGAGTTGGTCGCACTGCCTTTGACCTGGCATTTCATCGGTCCCATTCAATCGAACAAGACCAAACCGATCGCCGAACACTTCGCGTGGGTTCACTCGGTGGATCGCCTGAAGATCGCCGAACGGCTGTCTGCTCAGCGCCCAGCACATTTGCCGCCGCTGAATATTTGCCTGCAAGTGAATATCAGCGCAGAAGCCAGCAAAGCGGGTTGTACCCCCGAAGAACTGCCGGCGCTGGCACACGCCGTTACACAACTGCCCAACATCACCCTGCGCGGATTAATGACAATCCCCGAGCCGACTGACGACCCGCAGCAACAACGCGCCGCCTTTGCTCGCCTGCGCGAGCTGCAAGTCAGCCTGAACCTGGATCTCGACACACTGTCCATGGGCATGAGCGACGATCTCGAAGCCGCTATTGCCGAAGGCGCGACCTGGGTCCGCATCGGCACCGCCCTGTTTGGCGCGCGTAACTACAGCGCGACCTGA
- the proC gene encoding pyrroline-5-carboxylate reductase — MSTPRIAFIGAGNMAASLIGGLRAQGIDASAIRASDRGAEQRSKISAEHGIETFASNADAIQDADVIVLSVKPQVMKDVCLDLATHISAQQLVVSIAAGISCASLEQWLGPRAIVRCMPNTPALLRQGVSGLYGNAHVSSIQRQQAEQLLSAVGLALWLDTEAQIDAVTAVSGSGPAYFFLLIEAMTAAGEKLGLPRETAAQLTLHTALGAARMAVASDVDASELRRRVTSPAGTTEAAINTFQANGFEALVEKALNAAAHRSAELAEQLGQ; from the coding sequence ATGAGCACTCCCCGCATTGCCTTTATTGGCGCAGGCAATATGGCCGCCAGTCTGATCGGCGGCCTGCGCGCCCAGGGCATCGACGCCAGCGCCATTCGCGCCAGTGACCGCGGAGCCGAACAACGTAGCAAGATCAGCGCCGAGCATGGCATCGAAACCTTCGCGAGCAACGCCGATGCCATCCAGGATGCCGACGTGATTGTGCTGTCGGTTAAACCGCAGGTCATGAAGGACGTCTGCCTGGACCTCGCTACGCATATCAGCGCGCAACAGTTAGTGGTATCGATTGCCGCCGGCATCAGCTGCGCCAGCTTGGAGCAGTGGCTAGGCCCACGGGCCATCGTGCGCTGCATGCCCAACACCCCGGCACTGCTGCGCCAGGGCGTCAGTGGCTTGTATGGCAATGCGCACGTGTCCTCGATTCAGCGCCAGCAGGCCGAACAACTGCTCAGCGCCGTTGGCCTGGCGCTTTGGCTCGATACTGAAGCACAGATCGATGCCGTGACCGCCGTATCTGGCAGCGGCCCCGCGTATTTCTTCCTACTGATCGAGGCGATGACCGCCGCCGGCGAGAAGCTTGGTCTGCCGCGTGAGACTGCCGCCCAGCTCACCCTGCACACCGCGCTTGGTGCCGCACGCATGGCCGTGGCCAGTGATGTTGACGCCAGTGAGCTGCGCCGTCGCGTGACCTCGCCGGCGGGCACCACCGAAGCCGCCATCAACACCTTCCAAGCTAACGGCTTTGAAGCCTTGGTCGAAAAAGCCCTTAACGCCGCCGCCCACCGCTCAGCCGAGCTGGCTGAACAACTGGGCCAATAA
- a CDS encoding YggT family protein — protein sequence MIGLNTAAVYILQTIGSLYLLIVLLRFILQLVRADFYNPLSQFIVRATHPLLKPLRKIIPSLAGLDLASLVLAILVQLVLMALTLMLLGYGLDNPVQLLIWSIIGVTALFLKVFFFALIISVILSWVAQGSQNPTVALVNQICEPLLAPIRRILPGMGGLDLSPIVAFLILNLIDMLVIRNLAVMTGMYKGLSLAI from the coding sequence ATGATAGGACTCAACACCGCCGCTGTTTATATCCTGCAAACCATTGGCAGCCTGTACCTGCTGATCGTGTTGTTGCGCTTTATCCTGCAACTGGTGCGGGCGGACTTCTACAACCCGCTCAGCCAGTTCATCGTGCGCGCCACCCACCCGCTGCTTAAACCCCTGCGCAAGATCATCCCCAGCCTGGCCGGTCTCGATTTGGCCTCGCTGGTACTGGCGATTCTGGTGCAGTTGGTGCTGATGGCGCTGACCCTGATGCTGCTCGGCTATGGCCTGGACAACCCGGTACAACTGCTGATCTGGTCGATCATTGGTGTCACTGCTCTGTTTCTCAAGGTGTTCTTCTTTGCGTTGATTATCAGCGTCATTCTTTCCTGGGTCGCGCAAGGCAGCCAAAATCCGACTGTGGCACTGGTTAATCAGATCTGTGAACCGTTGCTGGCGCCGATTCGCCGCATTCTGCCAGGCATGGGCGGGCTGGACTTGTCACCGATCGTGGCCTTCCTGATTCTCAACCTGATCGACATGCTGGTGATCCGCAACCTGGCGGTCATGACCGGTATGTACAAAGGCCTCAGCCTGGCGATCTGA
- a CDS encoding dynamin-like GTPase family protein, translating into MSMERLSQQVDAYVTWKRELMREITRYRSWLVNNRLNSEAVEAKLERALKLLRTDHITLAFVGEFSRGKTELINSLFFSSYGQRMLPSQAGRTTMCPTELFFDPRSERSYIRLLPIETRVSEASVAQFKRIPRHWVNIPLDLSDPDNMVQAFNQVARTKPMPVEQAIALGFHPDMLESTSKPGEVLVPAWRHAMVNFDHPLLRQGLRILDTPGLNALGSEPELTLSMLPSAQAIIFLLSADTGVTASDMAVWQQHIRQLDEDTQTSLFAVLNKIDVLWDDLAGEAFVQNAIRQIQTSTARQLGIRVEDVLPLSAKQAMLAKVRKDPELLARSLMSNLENLLCERIIAQKERLLEDRVVNQVLALLQNSQHVLNLRLEKVNEQQALLSNHQHDNGQMLFELTAKTKEDHSLHHKRLLGLKTNQRLLKRQGDLLRQASRSERLDEHLNKVRKNLTGSWTTLGINQAILHFFRSVEQDLHNLAQEAEMANKMVAAVYRRHNEENPLHGVDAPQFNVNRYLRELKQQQTKADQFRLQLKTLLTEQRSLTKRFFATLVQEVIGLHQRMRHEAEQWASDALMPLMQHTLEHKQLLETHMLRLKALAQETQQSRQRGQQLARYSAELELQLSQANEMLRTLRRPAPVQRQGKVVNLPGMARPHSIGE; encoded by the coding sequence ATGAGCATGGAACGTCTCAGTCAGCAGGTCGATGCTTACGTCACCTGGAAGCGCGAGCTGATGCGCGAGATCACCCGCTATCGCAGCTGGCTGGTGAACAACCGGCTGAACTCCGAGGCGGTGGAAGCCAAGCTTGAGCGCGCCCTGAAACTGCTACGTACCGACCACATCACCCTGGCGTTTGTCGGCGAGTTCTCGCGCGGCAAAACAGAGCTGATTAACAGCCTGTTCTTCTCCTCTTATGGCCAGCGCATGCTGCCATCCCAGGCTGGGCGCACCACCATGTGCCCCACCGAGCTGTTCTTCGACCCACGCTCGGAACGCTCCTATATCCGCCTGCTGCCGATCGAGACCCGTGTGTCCGAAGCCAGCGTCGCGCAGTTCAAGCGTATTCCGCGGCACTGGGTGAACATCCCGCTGGACCTCAGCGACCCAGACAACATGGTTCAAGCTTTTAATCAGGTCGCGCGCACCAAACCCATGCCGGTCGAACAGGCGATTGCCCTGGGCTTTCACCCGGACATGCTGGAAAGCACCAGCAAGCCCGGCGAAGTGCTGGTGCCGGCCTGGCGTCACGCCATGGTCAACTTTGACCACCCGCTGTTGCGCCAAGGCCTGCGCATCCTCGACACCCCAGGCCTGAATGCCCTGGGCAGCGAGCCTGAGCTGACGCTTTCGATGCTGCCCAGCGCTCAGGCCATCATCTTCTTACTGTCTGCCGACACCGGCGTCACGGCCAGCGACATGGCCGTGTGGCAGCAACATATTCGCCAGCTTGATGAAGACACCCAGACCAGCCTGTTTGCCGTGCTGAACAAGATCGACGTGCTCTGGGATGACCTGGCCGGCGAAGCCTTTGTGCAGAATGCCATCCGCCAGATCCAAACCAGCACCGCACGCCAGCTCGGCATCCGTGTCGAGGACGTGCTGCCGCTGTCGGCCAAACAAGCGATGCTGGCCAAGGTTCGCAAGGACCCAGAATTGCTGGCCCGCAGCCTGATGAGCAACCTGGAAAATCTGTTGTGCGAGCGCATCATCGCGCAGAAAGAACGCCTGCTTGAAGACCGTGTGGTCAATCAGGTACTGGCGCTTCTGCAAAATAGCCAGCACGTGCTCAACCTACGCTTGGAAAAGGTCAACGAACAACAGGCGCTGTTGAGCAACCACCAGCACGACAATGGCCAGATGCTCTTCGAGCTGACCGCCAAGACCAAGGAAGACCACAGCCTGCACCACAAGCGCTTATTGGGCCTGAAAACCAACCAACGGCTGCTTAAACGCCAGGGTGACCTGCTACGTCAGGCCTCGCGCAGTGAGCGCCTGGACGAACACTTGAATAAAGTGCGCAAGAACCTCACCGGCAGCTGGACCACGCTGGGCATCAACCAAGCCATCCTGCATTTCTTCCGTAGCGTGGAGCAGGATCTGCACAACCTGGCGCAAGAAGCGGAGATGGCCAACAAAATGGTCGCCGCCGTCTACCGCCGGCATAACGAAGAGAACCCGCTGCATGGCGTCGACGCTCCGCAGTTCAACGTCAACCGCTACCTGCGTGAACTCAAACAGCAGCAGACCAAGGCCGACCAGTTCCGCCTGCAGCTGAAAACCCTGCTGACTGAGCAACGCAGCCTGACCAAACGCTTCTTCGCCACCTTGGTGCAGGAAGTGATCGGCCTGCACCAGCGTATGCGTCACGAAGCCGAGCAATGGGCCAGTGATGCACTGATGCCGTTGATGCAGCACACCCTGGAGCACAAGCAGCTGCTGGAAACGCACATGCTGCGCCTCAAAGCCCTGGCCCAAGAAACCCAACAGTCGCGCCAGCGCGGCCAGCAGCTGGCACGCTACAGTGCCGAGTTGGAGCTGCAACTGAGCCAGGCCAACGAGATGCTACGCACCCTACGCCGCCCGGCACCGGTGCAACGCCAAGGCAAGGTGGTGAACCTGCCCGGCATGGCGCGCCCGCACAGCATCGGCGAGTAA
- the metX gene encoding homoserine O-succinyltransferase MetX codes for MPTAFPQDSVGLVTPQLMQFAEPLALACGRSLADYQLIFETYGELNATASNAVLICHALSGHHHAAGYHSAEDRKPGWWDSCIGPGKPIDTRKFFVVSLNNLGGCNGSTGPSSLNPATGKPFGADFPVMTVEDWVHSQARLADSLGIRQWAAVVGGSLGGMQAMQWTISYPERVRHCLAIASAPKLSAQNIAFNEVARQAILTDPQFHGGHFQEQGVIPKRGLMLARMVGHITYLSDDAMGEKFGRGLKSEKLNYDFHSVEFQVESYLRYQGEEFSTRFDANTYLLMTKALDYFDPAANHDGDLAKTLAGVTADFCVMSFTTDWRFSPLRSREIVDALTAARKNVCYLEIDAPQGHDAFLIPIPRYLQAFDSYMKRIKV; via the coding sequence ATGCCAACTGCCTTCCCCCAAGACTCTGTTGGCCTGGTCACTCCGCAGCTTATGCAATTTGCAGAGCCGCTGGCGTTGGCCTGCGGGCGCAGCCTGGCTGACTATCAACTGATATTCGAGACCTATGGCGAGCTCAACGCCACGGCCAGCAACGCGGTACTGATCTGTCATGCGTTGTCCGGTCACCACCATGCCGCCGGTTACCACAGCGCGGAAGACCGTAAACCGGGTTGGTGGGACAGCTGCATCGGCCCCGGTAAGCCGATCGACACCCGCAAGTTCTTCGTCGTCAGCCTCAACAACCTTGGCGGCTGCAACGGCTCAACCGGCCCCAGCAGCCTTAACCCGGCCACCGGCAAGCCGTTTGGTGCGGACTTCCCGGTGATGACCGTAGAAGACTGGGTGCACAGCCAAGCACGCCTGGCCGACAGCCTGGGCATCCGCCAGTGGGCCGCCGTCGTCGGCGGTAGCCTCGGCGGCATGCAGGCCATGCAATGGACCATCAGCTACCCCGAGCGGGTGCGCCATTGCCTGGCGATTGCCTCGGCACCCAAGTTGTCGGCGCAGAACATCGCCTTCAACGAAGTGGCGCGCCAGGCAATCCTCACCGATCCACAATTTCACGGCGGGCACTTCCAGGAACAAGGTGTGATCCCCAAGCGCGGGCTGATGTTGGCGCGCATGGTTGGGCACATCACCTACCTGTCGGATGACGCCATGGGCGAGAAATTCGGCCGCGGGTTGAAAAGCGAGAAGCTCAACTACGACTTCCACAGCGTCGAGTTCCAGGTGGAAAGCTACCTGCGTTATCAGGGCGAAGAGTTCTCTACCCGCTTCGATGCCAACACCTACCTGCTGATGACCAAGGCGCTCGACTACTTCGACCCGGCGGCAAATCACGATGGCGACCTGGCCAAGACCCTGGCTGGGGTGACCGCCGATTTCTGCGTGATGTCCTTCACCACGGACTGGCGCTTCTCGCCGCTGCGTTCACGGGAAATTGTCGATGCCCTGACCGCCGCGCGGAAAAACGTCTGCTACCTGGAGATCGACGCGCCCCAAGGCCACGACGCCTTCCTGATCCCTATTCCGCGCTACCTGCAGGCTTTCGACAGCTATATGAAACGGATTAAGGTGTAG
- the metW gene encoding methionine biosynthesis protein MetW — translation MRADLEIIQEWIPAGSRVLDLGCGNGELLAWLTEHKQVSGYGLEIDADNIAQCVSKGVNVIEQNLDKGLSNFASSSFDVVVMTQSLQALHYPDKVLAEMLRVGKTCIITFPNFAHWRCRWYLTSKGRMPVSDFLPYTWFNTPNIHFCTFEDFENLCHDQGATIKDRLAVDRDHRHGWASRIWPNLLGEIGIYRISGRSLNL, via the coding sequence ATGCGCGCGGACCTAGAAATCATTCAAGAGTGGATTCCCGCCGGCAGTCGGGTACTCGACCTCGGCTGCGGCAATGGCGAATTGCTCGCCTGGCTGACAGAGCACAAACAGGTCAGCGGCTACGGCCTGGAGATTGATGCGGACAATATCGCCCAGTGCGTGAGCAAGGGCGTTAACGTGATTGAGCAGAACCTCGATAAAGGCCTGAGCAACTTCGCCAGCAGCAGCTTCGATGTGGTGGTGATGACCCAGTCTTTGCAGGCCCTGCACTACCCCGACAAGGTGTTGGCGGAAATGCTGCGCGTCGGCAAGACCTGCATCATCACCTTCCCCAACTTCGCTCATTGGCGCTGCCGCTGGTACCTCACCAGTAAAGGCCGCATGCCCGTGTCGGATTTTCTGCCCTACACCTGGTTCAACACGCCGAACATCCACTTCTGCACCTTCGAGGATTTCGAAAACCTGTGCCACGACCAGGGCGCCACAATCAAAGATCGCCTGGCAGTAGACCGCGACCATCGGCACGGCTGGGCCAGCCGCATTTGGCCTAATCTGTTAGGTGAGATCGGTATTTACCGGATCAGCGGCCGATCGCTCAACCTGTAA